From a single Endozoicomonas euniceicola genomic region:
- a CDS encoding restriction endonuclease subunit S has protein sequence MVSKWPLVKFKTLYKQPSRNGLTKPKKVRGEGYKFINMGEVFAYGRMHNIPCDRVPMTEKEKSNSFLEDGDLLFARQSLVLSGAGKCSIFLGDDEETTFESHLIRVRLDQEKVNPEYAYYYFNSPQGRANISTIVEQGAGQAGIRGSDLENLAFPLPPKEAQDFIADMARPTDIKIELNSQTNQTLENMAQALFKSWFVDFDPVIDNALAAGNTIPEPPQKRAELRQAMRASDDAPAPLPEAIRQLFPASFVFDAEMGWIPEGWGVQQIGKVIENVGGGTPRTKEDAFWVDGTHAFCTPKDMSLLTSKALLGTERHLTDAGVAKISSGQLPEGTVLMSSRAPIGYLAINDIPVSVNQGIIAMKPNDAFSSEYLLSWAEANMEEVVSRAMALT, from the coding sequence ATGGTGAGTAAGTGGCCTCTAGTCAAATTTAAAACTTTATACAAGCAGCCATCTCGAAATGGTTTAACCAAACCTAAGAAGGTACGGGGAGAAGGCTATAAGTTTATAAACATGGGGGAGGTTTTTGCCTATGGCAGAATGCATAATATCCCGTGTGATCGAGTACCCATGACAGAAAAAGAGAAAAGTAATTCTTTTCTCGAAGATGGTGACTTGTTATTTGCTCGCCAGTCATTGGTGTTATCTGGAGCTGGCAAGTGTTCCATATTTCTTGGTGACGATGAAGAAACTACGTTTGAGTCACATTTGATCAGAGTCAGGCTCGACCAGGAAAAAGTAAACCCTGAATACGCATATTACTACTTCAATTCGCCACAAGGGCGGGCAAATATTTCAACTATTGTTGAGCAAGGCGCCGGTCAAGCTGGAATACGTGGTAGTGATTTGGAGAATCTGGCCTTTCCGTTGCCTCCTAAAGAAGCTCAAGATTTCATTGCCGATATGGCTAGGCCAACTGATATTAAAATTGAGCTAAACAGCCAAACCAACCAAACCCTCGAAAACATGGCGCAAGCCCTTTTTAAAAGCTGGTTTGTGGATTTTGATCCGGTAATCGATAACGCCCTGGCGGCAGGCAACACCATTCCCGAACCCCCGCAAAAGCGTGCCGAACTGCGCCAGGCTATGCGAGCCAGTGATGATGCGCCTGCACCACTGCCGGAAGCCATCCGCCAGCTGTTTCCCGCATCCTTTGTGTTTGATGCTGAGATGGGGTGGATTCCGGAGGGGTGGGGGGTTCAGCAGATCGGCAAAGTCATTGAAAATGTTGGTGGGGGTACACCAAGAACAAAAGAGGATGCCTTCTGGGTAGACGGGACGCATGCTTTCTGTACACCTAAGGATATGTCTTTGTTGACCAGCAAAGCACTCCTTGGAACCGAAAGACATTTGACCGATGCGGGTGTTGCAAAGATAAGTTCGGGACAATTACCGGAAGGAACTGTGCTGATGTCCTCACGGGCACCTATTGGCTATCTGGCAATTAATGACATTCCTGTTTCTGTGAATCAGGGAATTATTGCTATGAAGCCCAACGACGCTTTCAGTAGTGAATATCTTCTGAGTTGGGCAGAAGCCAACATGGAAGAAGTCGTATCAAGGGCAATGGCACTGACTTAA
- a CDS encoding IS4 family transposase encodes MNRTLQISGKRLDEESPESWLWHGRRVVIADGTTANMPDTTENQQLYPQSKSQKKEVGFPTVRMLAFITLGSGALIETAMGACEGKGSGEQSLMIQMIPNLNADDIVLGDAIFETYFILALLLIAGVDGVFEKNGARKIDFRKSFMKLGKKDALFRLERPPKPPWMSREFYDQWTPDHLIIRAIKTKNRIIVTTLIDAEAYPRSDISALYTKRWNIELDFRSIKTIMNMEMLRCKTPAMVRKEIYVHFLVYNLIRALMARVAKATEQVPRDVSFKAAKQTLNGARVLLLFCPNCTLNQVQAQMIVIIGEHKVGDRPGRSEPRAVKRRPKAFKKLQHSRAKARQLNKYKG; translated from the coding sequence ATGAACCGCACCCTTCAGATTTCAGGAAAACGACTGGATGAAGAAAGCCCGGAATCATGGTTGTGGCACGGTCGGCGGGTTGTTATTGCCGATGGAACCACTGCTAATATGCCTGACACGACTGAAAACCAACAGCTCTATCCCCAGTCAAAATCCCAAAAAAAAGAAGTAGGGTTCCCTACTGTCAGGATGCTTGCCTTTATCACGCTGGGAAGTGGAGCTCTCATTGAGACAGCCATGGGAGCTTGTGAGGGAAAAGGCAGTGGAGAGCAATCTCTGATGATACAAATGATCCCGAACTTGAATGCTGACGACATTGTGCTTGGCGATGCCATTTTCGAGACGTATTTCATCCTGGCACTTTTGCTTATAGCAGGTGTTGACGGTGTTTTTGAAAAAAATGGTGCGCGTAAAATTGACTTCAGAAAATCCTTCATGAAACTGGGAAAAAAAGATGCTTTATTCAGATTGGAGCGTCCTCCAAAACCACCCTGGATGAGCAGAGAGTTTTACGATCAGTGGACACCGGATCACCTGATTATCCGTGCCATTAAAACGAAGAATCGTATCATCGTTACCACATTGATTGATGCAGAAGCATATCCACGCTCTGACATTAGCGCACTGTACACCAAACGCTGGAATATTGAGTTGGACTTCAGATCCATCAAAACAATTATGAATATGGAGATGTTGCGCTGTAAGACTCCAGCGATGGTGCGTAAAGAAATTTATGTTCATTTTCTGGTTTACAATTTGATACGGGCATTAATGGCGCGAGTGGCCAAAGCCACAGAGCAAGTTCCGAGGGATGTGAGCTTCAAGGCAGCAAAACAGACGCTAAATGGGGCTCGGGTTTTACTGTTATTCTGTCCAAATTGCACTCTCAACCAGGTTCAAGCTCAAATGATAGTTATCATTGGAGAACATAAAGTTGGAGACCGACCGGGACGATCAGAACCAAGAGCTGTAAAGAGGCGACCAAAGGCATTTAAAAAGCTCCAGCACTCTAGGGCTAAAGCTCGTCAACTCAATAAGTACAAGGGGTGA
- a CDS encoding ISKra4 family transposase, whose product MNASYANTLDFQFFSPAQDHFNSMIRHLESACLQEHGTTEEYIRTNGDELLRLMFQGYLDKQAEDEERAVSVTPSDGIPRNHIRQNTSRVLTTVFGKITVKRFAYSQRNVSNEFPLDAGLNLNNDQYSDGVRKRVVTDAIDRSYDNVVKRHRENCPGIVGKHQAIKLVEGTAQDFVEFYEQRTIEDEQTDDLLVLSFDGKGLVMLPDGLREATRKNAEKSKKKCQTRLSPGEKKDRKRMAMVATVYTVRANPRSPESIMNSEKKADNVVKFRPPIRNKRVWASVERDGETVIEEAFDEALKRDPERKRQWVVVVDGHPHQLKMIERVARRKQVKTSIVMDFIHVLEYLWKAAHCLHDKGDKSIEKWVEQQALKILHGQSGWVARGIKQSATKRKLKNREAIDKCAGYLQKNRDRLCYDKALRSGFPIASGVIEGACRHLINDRLDITGARWSLQGAEAILKLRSINSSGDWDEYWSYHHSCSKKRNYGELVVNRASS is encoded by the coding sequence GTGAACGCATCTTACGCTAATACTCTCGACTTTCAATTTTTTTCTCCTGCACAGGATCACTTTAATAGCATGATCCGCCACCTCGAATCTGCCTGCCTGCAGGAACATGGCACAACTGAAGAGTACATTCGAACCAATGGGGACGAGCTGCTTCGGCTAATGTTTCAGGGCTATCTCGATAAACAGGCTGAAGATGAAGAAAGAGCAGTGTCTGTCACTCCCTCTGACGGCATACCTCGTAACCATATTCGTCAAAATACCAGCCGGGTTCTCACCACGGTGTTTGGCAAGATAACGGTCAAACGGTTTGCTTATAGCCAGCGCAATGTCTCCAACGAATTCCCACTGGATGCCGGGCTCAACCTTAATAACGACCAATATTCTGATGGTGTACGCAAGCGTGTGGTCACGGATGCTATTGATCGTTCTTATGACAATGTCGTCAAACGGCATCGTGAAAATTGCCCCGGCATAGTTGGCAAGCACCAGGCAATAAAGCTGGTTGAAGGCACAGCTCAGGATTTTGTCGAATTCTATGAACAACGAACCATAGAAGATGAGCAAACAGATGATCTATTGGTTCTGAGCTTTGATGGGAAAGGTCTGGTCATGTTGCCAGATGGGTTAAGGGAAGCGACCCGCAAGAATGCAGAGAAAAGCAAGAAAAAATGTCAGACACGTTTAAGTCCGGGAGAAAAGAAAGACCGGAAGCGTATGGCTATGGTGGCGACTGTTTACACTGTGCGGGCAAACCCACGCTCACCAGAGTCCATCATGAACTCTGAAAAGAAAGCGGACAATGTCGTCAAATTTCGACCTCCAATACGCAACAAGAGGGTTTGGGCCAGTGTTGAGAGGGACGGAGAAACAGTCATCGAAGAAGCCTTTGATGAGGCTCTCAAGCGTGACCCGGAACGAAAACGACAATGGGTTGTCGTGGTCGATGGGCATCCGCATCAACTGAAAATGATTGAAAGAGTCGCCCGCAGAAAACAGGTCAAAACCAGCATCGTAATGGATTTCATTCATGTGCTGGAATATCTGTGGAAAGCCGCTCATTGTCTGCATGATAAAGGTGATAAATCTATTGAGAAATGGGTTGAGCAGCAAGCACTGAAAATTCTTCATGGGCAGTCGGGCTGGGTAGCCAGGGGCATAAAGCAAAGTGCCACGAAACGAAAATTGAAGAATCGGGAAGCTATTGATAAATGTGCTGGCTATCTGCAAAAAAACAGAGACCGGCTTTGCTACGATAAGGCGCTGCGCTCAGGCTTTCCTATTGCCAGCGGAGTGATTGAAGGCGCTTGCCGACATTTGATAAATGACCGTCTTGATATAACAGGCGCACGATGGAGCCTGCAAGGCGCGGAAGCCATTCTGAAGCTTCGCTCAATAAACTCCAGTGGAGACTGGGATGAATACTGGTCATATCACCATTCGTGTTCTAAGAAACGAAATTACGGTGAGTTGGTGGTGAATAGGGCTTCGTCGTAG
- a CDS encoding restriction endonuclease subunit S domain-containing protein: MPNEAVLNQYDKIAKPYFQRIVSIQKEANQLTKLRDTLLPKLISGELRIPEAQQQTEAAVA, translated from the coding sequence ATGCCTAATGAAGCCGTTCTGAATCAGTATGACAAGATTGCCAAACCTTACTTTCAGCGGATTGTTTCAATTCAGAAAGAAGCGAATCAGCTTACCAAACTCAGAGACACCCTTCTCCCCAAACTCATCTCCGGAGAACTCCGCATCCCTGAAGCCCAACAACAAACTGAAGCCGCTGTCGCATAA